The following are encoded together in the Strongyloides ratti genome assembly S_ratti_ED321, chromosome : 2 genome:
- a CDS encoding Peptidyl-prolyl cis-trans isomerase D: MARPKVFFDVATKTSKLGRIVFELYADTVPKTCQNFKALCTGEKGIGKLGKPLHYKGSTFHRIIPQFMIQGGDFTHGTGIGGESIYGEKFADENFKHTHSGPGILSMANAGKNTNGSQFFITTVETPWLDGNHVVFGKVVEGMEVVKAIEKFGTRSGAPSQTVTIEECGEVKE, from the exons ATGGCACGACCAAAAGTATTTTTTGATGTTGCTACAAAAACAAGCAAACTTGGGAGAATTGTTTTTGAATTGTATGCAGATACCGTTCCAAAAACATGTCAAAATTTCAAAGCTTTATGTACAGGTGAAAAAGGTATTGGAAAATTAGGAAAACCATTACATTATAAAGGATCAACTTTTCATAGAATTATTCCTCAATTTATGATTCAA GGTGGTGATTTTACACATGGAACTGGTATTGGAGGTGAATCAATCTATGGAGAAAAGTTTGCtgatgaaaattttaaacacaCTCACTCTGGTCCAGGAATTTTATCAATGGCTAATGCCGGTAAAAATACTAATGGAagtcaattttttattacaactGTTGAAACCCCATGGTTAGATGGTAATCATGTTGTTTTTGGAAAAGTAGTTGAAGGAATGGAAGTAGTCAAGGCTATTGAAAAATTTGGAACCAGAAGTGGTGCTCCAT